One Bufo gargarizans isolate SCDJY-AF-19 chromosome 3, ASM1485885v1, whole genome shotgun sequence DNA segment encodes these proteins:
- the LOC122932017 gene encoding cytochrome c oxidase assembly factor 5 — protein MPKYFEDKEEDRHPCAGVKEDLKSCLLESACVLEGKTPKECLKEGHCKALQVTFFECKRSILDNRARFRGRKGY, from the exons ATGCCGAAATATTTTGAGGATAAAGAGGAGGATAGGCACCCTTGTGCCGGGGTGAAGGAGGATCTGAAGAGCTGCCTGCTGGAGAGTGCCTGTGTCCTG GAAGGAAAGACCCCCAAGGAGTGTCTGAAGGAAGGCCACTGCAAGGCTCTGCAGGTCACCTTCTTTGAGTGTAAGAGATCCATA TTGGACAACAGAGCGCGTTTCCGTGGAAGGAAGGGTTACTGA